A region from the Acanthopagrus latus isolate v.2019 chromosome 8, fAcaLat1.1, whole genome shotgun sequence genome encodes:
- the LOC119023786 gene encoding E3 SUMO-protein ligase ZBED1-like, with protein sequence MHLPCLAHTINLVVRDALKAPKPIIDKVKEAVEYFHRSTVGAQKLKETQLQMKMEELRPKQDCPTRWNSYYMLKRFIASKNAIISTLAVTNAPVRHLSQEEWTTVQELCTILQPFEEVTVELSAESYLTASKVIVLARGLQRATVDFRRNITTAAAQGVINSLCASMSTRFHKIHANHILADTAALDPRFKRMAFPDGRTADETFQRLSTAAARVSSGTPIQQQPAVEGPEGAGSGAGSIVWSYFHEEVAGTVEARNPTADAVMEARAYLEEPLLPTHEDPLKW encoded by the exons ATGCACCTACCATGCCTGGCCCATACCATTAACCTGGTGGTCAGAGATGCCCTGAAAGCTCCAAAGCCCATCATTGATAAGGTCAAGGAGGCCGTGGAATACTTTCACAGAAGCACTGTGGGGGCACAAAAACTGAAGGAGACTCAACTACAAATGAAGATGGAGGAGCTCCGACCCAAACAGGATTGTCCTACAAGGTGGAATTCCTACTACATGTTGAAAAGATTTATTGCCAGTAAAAATGCCATAATCTCCACCCTGGCCGTCACCAATGCACCTGTCCGCCACCTGTCCCAGGAGGAATGGACCACAGTGCAAGAATTGTGCACAATCTTGCAACCATTTGAGGAAGTCACTGTGGAACTCAGTGCAGAAAG CTACTTGACAGCCTCGAAGGTCATAGTGCTGGCCAGGGGACTTCAAAGAGCCACCGTTGATTTCCGGCGAAAcattacaacagcagcagcgcaAGGTGTGATCAACAGTCTGTGTGCAAGTATGTCAACGCGATTCCACAAGATTCATGCCAACCACATACTAGCAGATACTGCTGCACTTGACCCTCGTTTTAAGAGGATGGCCTTCCCTGATGGCAGAACAGCAGATGAGACATTTCAAAGGCTGTCAACTGCAGCAGCAAGAGTAAGCAGTGGCACACCCATCCAGCAGCAACCAGCTGTGGAAGGACCGGAAGGAGCAGGCAGTGGTGCTGGATCAATAGTCTGGAGCTATTTCCATGAGGAA GTGGCTGGAACAGTGGAAGCCAGGAATCCCACCGCCGATGCTGTCATGGAGGCGCGAGCCTACCTGGAGGAGCCTCTTCTTCCAACACATGAGGATCCCCTCAAGTGGTGA